A genomic stretch from Colwellia sp. Arc7-635 includes:
- a CDS encoding sodium:solute symporter family protein, which translates to MDELKLYTYIAVFGSFAVYFGIAWWARAGSTSEFYVAGGGVTPLQNGMAIGADWMSAASFISMAGMISFLGYGGSVFLMGWTGGYVLLAMLLAPYMRKHGKFTVPEFIFDRYYSKTARVVAVVCLIMASLTYIIGQMKGVGVAFSRFLEVDYDLGLYIGMFVVWVYAVLGGMKGITYTQIAQYCVLIFAYTIPAVFISLQLTGNPIPQLGLGSTLADGSGVYLLDKLDMVVTDLGFKEYTTDNMGGTVNMFAYTLSLMIGTAGLPHVIMRFFTVPSVKAARQSAGYALVFIALLYTVAPAVGAMARLNLMNTIEPAAGQNMEYAERPQWFKDWEKTGLLQFEDKNGDGKVQYNADKTTNEMVKVDRDIMVLANPAIANLPNWVIALVAAGGLAAALSTAAGLLLAISSSISHDLMKGILTPDLTEKNELLAGRVVMTISVLVAGWLGLNPPGFAAGTVALAFGLAASSIFPALMMGIFAKKMSGTAAVWGMCSGIGVTMLYVFQHKGIMFIPGTSFLGDMGPNWFFGISPNAFGSVGAVVNFAVAFTVLRFTGPAPAHIQQLVENFRTPHGGVSAAHDH; encoded by the coding sequence ATGGATGAGTTAAAACTCTATACATACATTGCTGTATTCGGTTCTTTCGCCGTTTATTTCGGTATTGCCTGGTGGGCACGTGCAGGTTCAACCAGTGAATTTTATGTTGCTGGTGGTGGTGTTACACCACTACAAAATGGTATGGCAATTGGTGCCGATTGGATGAGCGCAGCGTCATTTATTTCAATGGCCGGTATGATTTCCTTTTTAGGATACGGGGGCTCTGTATTCCTAATGGGTTGGACCGGTGGCTATGTACTATTAGCCATGCTGTTAGCCCCATATATGCGTAAGCACGGTAAGTTTACGGTACCTGAATTTATTTTTGACCGTTACTATTCAAAAACTGCACGTGTTGTTGCTGTTGTTTGTTTAATTATGGCTTCATTAACGTATATCATCGGTCAAATGAAAGGTGTGGGTGTTGCTTTCTCTCGCTTCCTAGAAGTTGATTATGATTTAGGTCTTTACATCGGTATGTTCGTTGTTTGGGTTTATGCTGTACTTGGTGGTATGAAAGGTATTACTTACACGCAAATCGCTCAGTATTGTGTACTAATTTTTGCTTACACTATTCCAGCAGTATTTATTTCACTACAGTTAACGGGTAATCCAATTCCACAATTAGGTTTAGGTTCTACTCTAGCGGATGGCAGCGGTGTTTACTTACTTGATAAGTTAGACATGGTAGTAACCGATCTTGGTTTTAAAGAGTACACCACTGATAACATGGGCGGTACAGTTAATATGTTCGCTTATACCTTGTCATTAATGATTGGTACAGCTGGTTTACCTCACGTTATTATGCGCTTCTTCACGGTTCCTTCAGTGAAAGCAGCACGTCAGTCAGCAGGTTATGCGTTAGTATTTATCGCATTATTGTACACAGTTGCTCCAGCAGTTGGCGCAATGGCTCGTTTGAACTTAATGAATACTATTGAACCTGCAGCAGGCCAAAATATGGAATATGCTGAGCGTCCTCAATGGTTTAAAGATTGGGAGAAAACAGGTTTATTACAATTTGAAGACAAAAATGGCGATGGTAAAGTACAGTATAATGCTGATAAAACTACTAATGAAATGGTGAAAGTTGACCGTGACATTATGGTATTGGCTAACCCTGCAATTGCAAACTTACCAAACTGGGTTATTGCGCTAGTAGCGGCTGGTGGCTTAGCTGCCGCACTGTCTACTGCAGCCGGTTTGTTATTAGCAATTTCATCCTCTATTTCTCATGATTTAATGAAAGGTATACTAACTCCTGATTTAACTGAGAAAAATGAGTTACTAGCAGGTCGTGTTGTGATGACAATATCGGTACTAGTGGCAGGTTGGCTTGGTTTAAATCCGCCTGGTTTTGCCGCAGGAACGGTTGCGCTAGCCTTTGGTTTAGCAGCATCGTCAATATTCCCTGCATTAATGATGGGTATATTCGCTAAGAAAATGAGTGGCACTGCAGCCGTATGGGGTATGTGTTCAGGTATCGGTGTTACTATGCTTTATGTGTTCCAACACAAAGGTATTATGTTCATTCCTGGTACGTCATTCTTAGGTGATATGGGTCCTAACTGGTTCTTTGGTATCTCACCAAATGCCTTTGGCTCTGTAGGCGCAGTAGTTAACTTTGCCGTAGCATTTACGGTACTGAGATTTACTGGTCCAGCTCCTGCTCATATCCAACAGTTAGTTGAAAACTTCCGTACACCACATGGTGGCGTTTCTGCAGCACATGATCATTAA
- a CDS encoding putative nucleotidyltransferase substrate binding domain-containing protein, giving the protein MDSALTEISEFIQAIPPMDLLPSNIIEQVVKEISICYVRRGQSLPPQGVTQENLYILRKGALSYFNEDNELLGKYGEGDICTDFCCSNDHDNPLKAKVTTDEDTLLYSVSYDSFHQLASEYPDVMAFFQQSSEQRLNKKMLQVNEDAILNSSLLNSPIANFYHSPVVTVSPDTTIQQAAVLMTEQSFSCLVIVENDKPLGIVTDKDIRRRCVAQGLAIDQPVSSIMTDDMATIDIKSTAYDALMMMTQKHIHHLPVTASSQLKGMVTVTDLMNNEGQNAVNITSVIHKATSVSELAEISSMIPKLQIRMAKLGTTADHVGKSISAITMAFTIRLIEMAEKLLGPPPVPYAWLAAGSQARQEQFAHSDQDNALIISNDMQPQHSYWFKDLATFVSDGLAACGFIYCPGNVMATNPKWCQTQKTWSHYFAKWINTPEPLALMHCSIFFDLTTVYGDSSLLEQVRVNMLKATQRSTLFIAHLSRNALNLRPPLGFFRDFVLIQDGENKATLDLKHNGIAPIVDLARIYALSEGISSVNTIERLKQAAGTPSLTKSSAANLIDAYEFLSMLRMMHQANKLQQGQQPNNYLSPKEISKLEREHLKDAFKVIKTMQDSRQST; this is encoded by the coding sequence ATGGACTCAGCACTAACCGAAATCAGCGAATTTATACAAGCGATTCCGCCAATGGATTTATTGCCGAGCAATATCATTGAACAAGTCGTTAAAGAAATCAGTATTTGTTATGTGCGCAGAGGCCAGTCGCTACCGCCACAAGGCGTTACTCAAGAGAACCTCTACATTTTGCGTAAAGGTGCTTTAAGCTATTTTAATGAAGATAATGAGCTACTAGGTAAGTATGGCGAAGGTGATATTTGTACCGATTTTTGTTGCTCCAATGATCACGACAATCCGCTTAAAGCAAAAGTCACCACTGATGAAGATACCCTTTTATATAGCGTCAGCTACGACAGCTTTCATCAGCTGGCGAGTGAATATCCTGATGTTATGGCCTTTTTTCAGCAAAGTTCTGAACAACGGCTCAATAAAAAAATGCTACAAGTTAATGAAGATGCAATTTTAAATTCTTCACTATTAAATAGTCCTATCGCCAATTTTTACCATAGCCCAGTCGTTACGGTAAGTCCTGATACCACCATTCAGCAAGCGGCAGTTTTGATGACCGAACAAAGCTTTTCTTGTTTAGTTATTGTAGAAAATGACAAACCATTAGGTATAGTTACTGACAAAGATATTCGTCGCCGTTGTGTCGCTCAAGGACTAGCAATAGATCAACCTGTTAGCAGCATTATGACTGACGACATGGCCACCATCGATATTAAAAGCACGGCCTACGATGCTTTGATGATGATGACACAAAAACATATTCATCACCTACCCGTCACGGCAAGCAGCCAACTCAAAGGCATGGTGACCGTAACTGATTTAATGAATAACGAAGGACAAAATGCCGTTAACATTACCAGTGTTATTCATAAAGCCACATCGGTCAGCGAACTAGCCGAAATCAGTAGTATGATCCCAAAACTGCAAATTCGTATGGCGAAACTGGGCACTACCGCTGATCATGTTGGCAAAAGCATTAGTGCCATCACCATGGCTTTCACCATTCGTTTAATTGAAATGGCGGAAAAATTATTAGGCCCACCACCAGTACCTTATGCTTGGCTAGCGGCAGGCTCACAAGCACGACAAGAACAATTCGCTCATTCAGATCAAGACAATGCGCTGATCATCTCCAACGACATGCAGCCGCAACACAGTTATTGGTTTAAAGACCTTGCCACTTTTGTTTCCGATGGCTTAGCGGCTTGTGGCTTTATTTATTGCCCTGGAAATGTCATGGCGACCAATCCTAAATGGTGCCAAACACAAAAAACATGGTCACATTATTTTGCTAAATGGATTAACACACCAGAGCCATTAGCATTAATGCATTGCAGTATTTTCTTCGATTTAACGACAGTTTATGGCGATAGCAGTTTACTTGAGCAAGTTCGAGTAAATATGTTGAAAGCCACGCAACGTAGCACACTGTTTATTGCACACTTATCGCGTAACGCTTTAAATTTGAGACCGCCACTTGGCTTTTTCCGTGACTTTGTCCTAATTCAAGATGGTGAAAACAAAGCAACCCTCGATTTAAAACATAACGGTATTGCGCCAATAGTCGATCTTGCGCGCATTTATGCGCTATCTGAAGGCATTTCATCGGTAAATACCATAGAACGCCTAAAGCAAGCAGCAGGAACTCCTTCATTAACCAAATCGTCGGCAGCCAACCTTATTGACGCTTATGAATTTTTAAGCATGCTGCGCATGATGCACCAAGCCAACAAATTACAACAAGGCCAGCAACCCAATAATTATTTATCACCGAAAGAAATTTCCAAACTCGAGCGTGAACACTTAAAAGATGCCTTTAAAGTGATTAAAACCATGCAAGACAGCCGTCAATCAACTTAG
- a CDS encoding methyl-accepting chemotaxis protein, which produces MTNISIKQKVTLALILFVLLTASLVGALSQWSARSIIEDRMLNKELPNTIKQINGEIDKEISTMRIIAQQIATDPFIQDWFAQGRSAEGEAHLLAKLRAISASHNLSKTSFADRQSGHYWNQEGYLRQLNNDNVDGWFFAYRESGKASSVSIYAYPDSDKIDLFVNYQEVNGKGLAGIAKSFEDIVNLLNRFTLEKTGFVYLVNDEGIIQLHKDKSLVGKSIDSIYSKNITNTMLNKSAFSLEEAQDDKADVFVAASFIPSAQWYVVVQVPQAEVFASLNDTNVQMITWSLLVIIIAIFVALLIAKSITRPIDLLAELFLKLGQGKADISYRIPESGQQELVNVAHGYNQFITKLEDVFLQVSHETLTLKQTAETLQNKANETIASSVSNDENSHHISTALSQISETVSDVAQNAIQASDIASNIKENNDSINQVIHSAKLEVEELGEKIHDVSDVINTLATNSETIAGALAVIQTISDQTNLLALNAAIEAARAGEHGRGFSVVADEVRTLASKTVESTAEIQAIMKILKETSSTASKEITQIIEQSASTTQSIAKAEDILQVSLTLTEQILDSNHLVATATEEQAFTITDINNNMSNITDVAKINMNNVQEIVDNANVLNQLAENLDNLIVQFKAEKS; this is translated from the coding sequence ATGACCAACATTTCTATTAAGCAAAAAGTAACACTCGCACTTATTCTCTTTGTATTGTTAACCGCTAGTTTAGTGGGGGCGCTAAGTCAGTGGAGTGCTCGTAGTATTATTGAAGACAGAATGCTCAATAAAGAACTGCCAAATACGATTAAACAAATTAATGGTGAAATAGATAAAGAAATTTCAACCATGCGCATTATTGCTCAACAAATTGCCACTGACCCGTTTATACAGGACTGGTTTGCTCAAGGGCGTTCAGCTGAGGGCGAAGCGCATTTGTTGGCGAAACTAAGGGCTATTTCAGCAAGTCATAATTTAAGTAAAACTTCTTTTGCCGATCGCCAGTCAGGTCATTATTGGAATCAAGAAGGCTATCTTCGACAACTAAATAACGATAATGTTGATGGCTGGTTTTTCGCTTATCGTGAAAGCGGCAAAGCGAGCTCCGTCAGTATTTATGCTTATCCAGATTCAGATAAAATTGATTTGTTTGTGAATTATCAGGAGGTAAACGGTAAAGGATTAGCCGGGATCGCAAAATCTTTTGAAGATATCGTCAATTTATTAAATCGCTTTACACTTGAAAAGACCGGCTTTGTTTATTTAGTTAATGATGAAGGTATTATTCAACTCCATAAAGATAAATCATTGGTTGGCAAGTCAATTGATAGTATTTATTCAAAAAACATTACCAATACTATGCTGAATAAATCGGCATTTAGTCTTGAAGAAGCACAAGACGACAAAGCTGATGTTTTTGTTGCTGCAAGCTTTATTCCTAGCGCACAATGGTATGTGGTGGTGCAAGTGCCACAAGCTGAGGTTTTTGCATCATTAAATGATACTAATGTACAGATGATCACATGGTCTTTGCTAGTCATCATTATCGCTATTTTTGTTGCATTGTTAATTGCCAAGTCTATCACTCGTCCCATTGATTTATTGGCTGAATTATTCCTTAAACTTGGTCAAGGTAAAGCTGATATTTCTTATCGGATACCGGAAAGCGGTCAACAAGAATTAGTCAATGTTGCGCATGGCTATAATCAATTTATTACTAAGCTTGAAGACGTATTTTTACAGGTTTCACATGAGACTTTAACCCTCAAGCAAACGGCTGAAACATTGCAGAACAAAGCCAACGAAACTATTGCTAGCTCAGTCAGTAATGATGAAAACTCTCATCATATTTCTACCGCGTTAAGTCAAATCAGTGAAACAGTATCTGATGTAGCACAGAATGCTATTCAAGCCTCTGATATCGCAAGTAATATTAAAGAAAATAATGATTCGATAAATCAGGTTATTCATAGCGCTAAGTTGGAAGTTGAAGAGTTAGGTGAGAAAATACATGATGTTTCTGATGTTATTAATACCTTGGCAACTAACAGCGAAACAATTGCGGGAGCGTTAGCGGTTATTCAAACGATTTCGGATCAAACTAATTTGTTGGCTTTAAACGCAGCTATCGAAGCGGCGCGTGCTGGCGAACATGGCCGAGGATTCTCAGTTGTTGCGGATGAAGTTAGAACATTAGCGAGTAAAACGGTCGAATCTACGGCTGAAATTCAAGCGATAATGAAGATATTGAAAGAAACTTCTTCGACGGCCTCAAAAGAGATCACACAAATTATTGAGCAATCTGCGAGTACCACTCAGTCAATTGCCAAAGCAGAAGATATTTTGCAAGTTAGTCTTACTTTGACTGAGCAAATACTTGATTCAAATCATTTGGTTGCCACTGCAACTGAAGAACAAGCATTTACCATTACTGACATTAATAATAATATGAGTAATATCACTGATGTTGCTAAAATTAATATGAATAATGTGCAGGAAATAGTCGATAATGCTAATGTTCTTAATCAATTAGCTGAAAATTTAGATAATCTCATTGTCCAATTTAAAGCTGAAAAAAGCTAA
- a CDS encoding efflux RND transporter periplasmic adaptor subunit, whose protein sequence is MLRSRIALLVLSTLVASIALTGCDLAAEQSQVSAPRAMPVGVVTLKSQALTLKKELPGRINAFQIAEIRPQVSGIVQARLFTEGKQVEQGQALYQINPATFKAELAASEAAVAKAQASIASTKAKAARFSELLKIKAVSQQDFDEADATYKQANAELLTAKAQLQSAQINLDYSHVSSPISGQISKSSVTVGALVSANQSTALATVTQLDPIYVDLTQSSNELTRLKKAIASGALTVDSTSQTDVELIMEDGSIYPHKGTLQFSEVTVDPSTGSVTLRAKFPNPEKLLLPGMYARASIIEGVKADAVLVPQRGVSRNSKGEPTAMVVSKDNKVESRVLTVDRTVGSNWLVTSGLADGDKLIVEGLQKIRPGAPVVASEVGSPAAASSANKAQ, encoded by the coding sequence ATGTTGCGTTCCCGCATCGCTTTATTAGTATTATCAACCCTTGTCGCCTCTATTGCTTTAACTGGTTGCGATCTGGCCGCTGAGCAGTCGCAAGTTTCAGCGCCTCGAGCAATGCCTGTCGGTGTGGTGACATTAAAAAGCCAAGCGCTTACTCTCAAAAAAGAATTACCTGGACGTATTAACGCATTCCAAATCGCTGAAATTCGCCCTCAAGTAAGCGGTATTGTACAAGCGCGTTTATTTACTGAAGGCAAACAAGTTGAACAAGGCCAAGCGCTTTATCAAATCAACCCTGCCACATTTAAAGCAGAATTGGCGGCAAGCGAAGCTGCTGTTGCAAAAGCACAAGCCAGTATTGCAAGCACTAAAGCTAAAGCGGCTCGCTTTAGTGAGCTACTTAAAATTAAAGCAGTAAGTCAGCAAGATTTTGATGAAGCAGATGCCACCTACAAACAAGCAAATGCAGAGTTACTGACCGCTAAAGCCCAGTTGCAATCCGCACAAATTAACCTTGATTATAGCCATGTCTCGTCACCTATAAGTGGACAAATCAGTAAATCAAGCGTCACAGTCGGTGCTTTAGTGAGTGCGAATCAAAGTACGGCGCTTGCAACGGTAACCCAACTTGATCCTATCTATGTCGATTTAACACAATCAAGCAATGAATTAACAAGACTTAAAAAAGCGATTGCCTCAGGTGCATTGACCGTTGACTCAACAAGCCAAACAGACGTTGAACTTATCATGGAAGATGGCTCAATTTATCCTCATAAAGGCACATTACAATTTTCTGAAGTAACCGTAGATCCAAGCACTGGCTCGGTCACACTTCGCGCTAAATTTCCCAATCCTGAAAAGTTATTATTACCAGGCATGTATGCCCGCGCTTCGATCATTGAAGGTGTAAAAGCCGACGCAGTCTTAGTGCCACAACGTGGTGTAAGCAGAAATAGCAAAGGCGAGCCAACAGCAATGGTTGTCAGTAAAGATAACAAAGTTGAAAGCCGTGTTTTAACGGTTGATAGAACAGTAGGCTCGAATTGGTTAGTAACTAGTGGATTAGCTGATGGCGATAAATTAATTGTAGAAGGTTTACAAAAAATACGTCCTGGTGCCCCAGTTGTTGCATCTGAAGTTGGTTCACCTGCTGCAGCATCTTCTGCAAATAAAGCGCAATAA
- a CDS encoding RNA-binding protein, whose product MKLLVRNLSRSTTEQELRILFSAHGTVAECSLVLDQATAKSKGFAFVEMPNEKEAKLALASLHETKLSNNKIRVKIAQ is encoded by the coding sequence ATGAAACTTTTAGTTCGCAATCTTTCTCGTTCGACAACGGAACAAGAACTCCGTATTTTATTTTCTGCTCATGGCACTGTCGCTGAATGTAGCTTAGTTTTAGACCAAGCAACGGCTAAATCAAAAGGGTTTGCTTTTGTTGAAATGCCTAATGAAAAAGAAGCTAAATTAGCGCTAGCTAGCCTGCATGAAACTAAACTTTCTAATAATAAAATTCGCGTAAAAATAGCGCAATAA
- a CDS encoding efflux RND transporter permease subunit, which yields MSRFFIDRPIFAWVLAIVVMLAGILAIQNLPIAQYPSIAPPAVSITATYPGASARTLEDTVTQVIEQKMKGLDGLLYMSSTSESSGSATLTLSFSADTDPDIAQVQVQNKLATATPLLPEAVQRQGVVVAKSARNFLMVYAFVSKDGSMSNIDIGDYVSSNVQDIVSRVEGVGEVQLFGSQYAMRIWLDPAKLQSYKLTPADISASISEQNAQVSAGQLGGMPSIAGQQLNATVTAQSRLQTPEQFEEILVKTNSDGSVVRLKDVASVELGGESYRVVARYDGQPASGIGIKLASGANALDTADGVKAVINELKQFFPEGLEAVVPYDTTPFVSLSIEKVIHTLIEAVVLVFIVMYLFLQNFRATLIPTIAVPVVLLGTFGILYTFGYSINTLTMFAMVLAIGLLVDDAIVVVENVERLMTEEKLSAVEATRKSMDEIKGALVGIAMVLSAVFIPMAFFSGSTGIIYRQFSITLVSAMGLSVLVALILTPALCASLLKPSHVHDNSSLIGKFFSGFNRGFDKTNAGAQGFVSRMIKHSKRYLLIYAVIVGGMVYVFSNLPTAFLPDEDQGILFNQVSLPAGSTTQQTLEVVKKVENHFLNDQSEAVNGIFTVTGFSFAGSGQNSAIAFVNLKHWDERQRDDLSVQGVAGKAMGYFSTIKEAFVFAFPPPAIMELGTANGFNIFLQDRVGLGHDALLAARNQLLGLASQSPILAGVRPNGQEDMPELQLDTDLAKAEALGVSQSDINSTLSTAWGSSYVNDFIDRGRVKKVYMQGDAQSRMVPEDLNKWYVRNKNGDMVPFSAFASAYWTYGSPRLERYNGFSAMEVQGSAAPGYSTGQAMDEMERLVKQLPNGISSEWTGISFQERSSSGQAPLLYGLSLLFVFLCLAALYESWSVPFAIMLIVPLGIFGAIMAALAGGLSNDIYLQVGLLTTIGLASKNAVLIVEFAIHKMDEGLSLVDAAVAAVRLRLRPILMTSLAFISGVLPLAIASSAGSGAQNALGISIIGGTLASSILVVVFVPMFFVLVRRIFPGKAKDSIKESAE from the coding sequence ATGTCACGATTTTTTATCGATAGACCTATTTTTGCATGGGTACTTGCTATCGTAGTGATGCTTGCGGGTATTTTAGCTATTCAAAATTTGCCTATTGCACAGTATCCATCGATCGCACCACCTGCTGTTAGCATTACAGCAACTTATCCAGGCGCTTCGGCACGTACACTTGAAGACACTGTAACACAGGTTATTGAACAAAAAATGAAAGGCCTTGATGGCTTGCTCTATATGTCGTCAACGTCTGAGTCTAGTGGTTCTGCTACATTGACACTTTCATTTAGTGCCGACACTGACCCTGATATTGCTCAGGTTCAGGTGCAAAACAAATTGGCAACAGCGACACCATTACTACCAGAAGCGGTACAAAGACAAGGTGTTGTGGTAGCTAAGTCAGCTCGAAACTTTTTAATGGTTTACGCTTTTGTGTCAAAAGATGGCAGCATGAGCAATATTGATATTGGTGATTATGTTTCATCTAATGTACAAGATATTGTCTCGCGCGTAGAAGGTGTAGGTGAAGTACAATTGTTTGGCTCGCAATATGCCATGCGTATTTGGTTAGACCCAGCAAAACTTCAAAGCTATAAACTAACACCAGCCGATATTAGTGCCTCTATATCAGAACAAAATGCCCAAGTATCTGCCGGTCAATTAGGCGGCATGCCCTCTATTGCTGGCCAGCAACTTAACGCGACAGTAACAGCACAAAGCCGATTACAAACACCTGAGCAATTTGAAGAAATTTTAGTTAAAACCAATAGCGATGGCTCTGTTGTTCGCCTTAAAGACGTAGCAAGTGTCGAACTTGGTGGTGAAAGCTACCGTGTAGTTGCTCGTTATGACGGTCAGCCGGCATCAGGTATCGGTATTAAGCTCGCCAGTGGTGCAAACGCACTTGATACTGCTGATGGTGTAAAAGCAGTTATCAATGAACTTAAGCAGTTCTTTCCTGAAGGATTAGAAGCAGTTGTTCCTTACGACACAACGCCTTTTGTTTCTTTATCAATAGAAAAAGTTATTCACACCTTAATTGAAGCTGTTGTTTTAGTATTTATTGTTATGTATCTATTTTTACAAAACTTCCGCGCAACACTGATCCCAACCATTGCAGTGCCTGTGGTACTACTGGGCACGTTTGGTATCCTTTATACTTTTGGTTATTCAATCAACACGTTGACCATGTTTGCGATGGTATTGGCTATCGGTTTATTAGTTGATGATGCCATCGTTGTGGTAGAGAACGTAGAACGACTGATGACCGAAGAAAAGTTATCGGCGGTTGAAGCAACACGCAAATCAATGGATGAAATAAAAGGTGCCTTAGTTGGTATCGCTATGGTGCTTTCAGCAGTATTTATTCCAATGGCATTTTTCAGTGGTTCTACCGGTATTATCTACCGCCAGTTTTCGATTACGTTGGTCTCTGCGATGGGGCTTTCGGTATTAGTTGCGCTTATTTTAACGCCAGCACTTTGTGCTTCATTATTAAAACCAAGCCATGTACACGACAACAGCTCATTAATTGGTAAATTCTTCTCTGGCTTTAACCGGGGTTTTGATAAAACTAACGCTGGTGCGCAAGGCTTTGTTAGCCGAATGATCAAACATTCTAAGCGTTATTTGCTTATTTATGCTGTGATTGTTGGTGGTATGGTTTACGTGTTTTCAAACTTACCTACTGCATTTTTACCTGATGAAGACCAAGGTATTTTGTTCAACCAAGTTTCATTACCTGCAGGCTCTACAACACAACAAACCTTAGAAGTTGTGAAGAAAGTAGAAAACCACTTCTTGAACGATCAATCTGAAGCCGTTAATGGTATTTTCACGGTCACAGGGTTTAGTTTCGCCGGTTCAGGTCAAAACTCAGCGATTGCCTTTGTTAACCTTAAACATTGGGATGAACGCCAACGTGACGACTTATCAGTGCAAGGTGTTGCAGGCAAAGCGATGGGATATTTTTCGACCATAAAAGAAGCCTTTGTTTTTGCTTTCCCGCCGCCAGCAATTATGGAATTAGGTACGGCAAACGGCTTTAATATATTTCTACAAGACCGTGTTGGTCTTGGTCATGACGCACTGCTAGCTGCTAGAAACCAGTTATTAGGCTTGGCAAGTCAAAGTCCAATATTAGCGGGTGTACGTCCTAATGGCCAAGAAGACATGCCAGAGCTGCAACTTGATACTGACTTAGCGAAGGCTGAAGCACTTGGCGTTTCGCAAAGTGATATTAACAGCACGCTTTCAACAGCATGGGGTAGTAGCTACGTAAATGACTTTATTGACCGTGGTCGCGTGAAAAAAGTATACATGCAAGGTGACGCACAATCTCGCATGGTGCCAGAAGACTTAAACAAGTGGTATGTACGTAATAAAAATGGCGACATGGTACCTTTCTCGGCATTTGCTAGTGCATACTGGACCTACGGTTCACCACGCCTAGAGCGTTATAATGGCTTCTCAGCAATGGAAGTTCAAGGTAGCGCTGCACCCGGTTATAGTACGGGTCAAGCAATGGATGAAATGGAGCGTTTAGTTAAACAACTACCAAATGGTATTTCATCTGAGTGGACAGGTATCTCGTTCCAAGAGCGTTCAAGTAGTGGGCAAGCTCCATTACTTTATGGTCTTTCATTACTGTTTGTATTCTTATGTTTAGCAGCATTATATGAAAGCTGGTCAGTTCCGTTCGCTATCATGTTAATTGTGCCTTTAGGTATATTTGGTGCCATTATGGCGGCTTTGGCTGGTGGTTTATCAAACGATATTTACTTACAAGTAGGCTTGTTGACCACCATAGGTTTGGCCTCTAAAAACGCGGTATTAATTGTT
- a CDS encoding exonuclease domain-containing protein gives MFNNPLTHWLIGYEAQRKRMLIKAPAGPLRDFLSVPFPALYTPFDQIPILAVDFETTGLDAIEDKLLSVGCVELNHNQIMLGSSYHEIIQTEGSLKADNVTIHQITDDQKDQGKSLAEVVEQLLKRLAGKVMLVHFARIERQFLRQACLELYGMAPPFPIIDTLVVAKKRLDKRDVAYDPSELRLSALRTTYGFPEHYAHNALNDAIATAELLLAQTSERGENISLQQLIL, from the coding sequence ATGTTTAATAATCCCCTAACTCACTGGCTAATCGGCTATGAAGCACAACGTAAGCGCATGCTAATAAAAGCGCCTGCGGGGCCATTACGCGACTTTCTTAGCGTGCCTTTTCCTGCGCTTTATACGCCGTTTGATCAAATCCCCATTTTAGCAGTAGACTTTGAAACAACTGGGCTAGACGCCATAGAAGATAAATTACTTAGTGTTGGCTGCGTAGAATTAAATCATAATCAAATTATGCTCGGTAGTAGTTATCACGAAATTATTCAAACCGAAGGTAGCTTGAAAGCCGACAACGTGACAATTCACCAAATTACAGATGATCAAAAAGATCAAGGTAAGTCATTAGCTGAAGTGGTAGAACAGTTACTTAAAAGACTCGCTGGCAAGGTGATGTTAGTGCATTTTGCCCGTATTGAACGACAGTTTTTACGACAAGCTTGCCTTGAACTCTATGGTATGGCACCACCATTTCCGATAATAGATACCTTAGTGGTCGCTAAAAAACGCCTAGATAAAAGAGATGTTGCCTATGACCCTTCTGAATTAAGACTTTCAGCATTGCGAACAACATATGGTTTTCCTGAGCACTACGCACACAATGCACTAAATGATGCCATCGCAACAGCTGAATTACTTTTAGCCCAAACCAGTGAGCGAGGAGAAAATATATCCTTACAGCAATTAATTTTATAA
- a CDS encoding DUF4212 domain-containing protein encodes MEGNKTYWSENLRLIFISLAIWFVVSFGFGLLLVEPLNEIRLGGYKLGFWFAQQGSIYTFVGLVFWYTKKMNDLDKKYNVEES; translated from the coding sequence ATGGAAGGTAATAAAACATATTGGTCAGAGAATCTGCGCCTAATATTTATAAGTCTTGCTATTTGGTTCGTGGTTTCATTTGGTTTTGGCTTGCTTCTTGTTGAGCCATTGAATGAAATACGTCTAGGTGGTTACAAACTAGGTTTCTGGTTTGCACAACAAGGTTCAATTTACACCTTTGTCGGCTTAGTTTTTTGGTATACCAAAAAAATGAACGACCTTGATAAAAAATATAATGTGGAGGAATCATAA